One segment of Macrotis lagotis isolate mMagLag1 chromosome 1, bilby.v1.9.chrom.fasta, whole genome shotgun sequence DNA contains the following:
- the LOC141495723 gene encoding uncharacterized protein LOC141495723 isoform X2, with product MPPPPGAGRAGEGRSHFRFRPVGASDRPRFSAAAGPRPSPSPGESIEEEGMASVPLTAMESLTFKDVAVEFTSEEWVYLDPSQKELYRDVMLENYKNLVCLGFAVSKPDVIYQLERREGSWMPKGDIPRNNCLENKTLSSHWRIQIGQKQNGYNKCEKTFLEYKELVLHAKPGQKPYECKECGKAFHYSSGLSQHKRIHIGEKPYQCNECGKAFSSKVQLIDHQRIHTGEKPYECNVCGKAFGRRPVLVRHQRIHTGEKPYECNECGKAFYVRAKLNQHLRIHTGEKPYKCNDCGKAFYVRAKLNQHLRIHTGEKPFVCSECGQAFIVRARLKVHQRIHTGERPYECSECGKGFIQKKYLIVHQRIHTGEKPYQCRECGKAFSVKVDLTQHLRIHTGEKPYDCSECGKAFARRAVLTRHQRIHTGEKPYECHECGKAFYMKGELTQHQRFHPGGKLFHCNYCGKAFNVRSKLALHQRVHTGEKPYECNLCGKSFSYKIALTQHERFHSGEKPHECRECGKTFNTKSHLTVHQRIHTGEKPYECGECGKAFNKKSHLTVHQRIHTGEKPYECRECGKAFTLRAQFTVHQKVHTGEKPYKCNECGKAFGHKSSLIRHQRIHTGEKPYECHECGKAFYMKVELTQHQRFHPGGKLFICNECGKAFNVKSKLALHQRVHTGEKPYVCNQCGNSFNHKISLTRHQRFHTGEKLYESRECGKAFNVRTQFTVQTTIHTGKIPFECNECGKTFSQKSSLMRHQRIHTGEKPYECHECGRAFNRKSHLTVHRRIHTGEKPYKCNLCEKSFSHKISLIQHERLHLGVKPYECGECGKAFTLNKHLTVHQKVHTGEKSYKCKECGEAFSKKSSFTQHQKIHTEKTPPIMIISL from the exons gaATCTTTGACATTCAAAGATGTGGCTGTGGAATTCACTAGTGAGGAGTGGGTATACTTGGATCCTTCTCAGAAAGAATTGTACAGGGATGTGATGCTGGAGAACTATAAGAATTTAGTCTGCCTGG GATTTGCAGTTTCCAAACCAGATGTCATATACCaattggagagaagagaaggatctTGGATGCCAAAGGGGGACATCCCAAGAAACAACTGCTTAG AGAACAAAACACTTAGTTCACATTGGAGAATTCAAATTGGACAAAAACAGAATGGATATAATAAATGTGAGAAGACCTTCCTTGAATACAAAGAACTTGTTCTGCATGCAAAACCAGGacagaaaccttatgaatgtaaggaATGTGGTAAAGCCTTCCATTACAGCTCAGGGCTTAGTCAACATAAGAGAATTCATATAGGAGAGAAACCTTAtcaatgtaatgaatgtgggaaggctttcAGTAGTAAGGTGCAACTAATTGACCATcaaagaattcacactggagagaagccttatgaatgtaatgtatGTGGGAAAGCTTTTGGTAGGAGACCAGTACTTGTtcgacatcagagaattcacactggagagaaaccttatgaatgtaatgaatgtggaaaggccttCTATGTAAGGGCGAAACTTAATCAACACctaagaattcatactggagaaaaaccttataaatgtaatgactGTGGAAAGGCCTTCTATGTACGGGCAAAACTTAATCAGCATctgagaattcatactggagagaaaccttttgtaTGTAGTGAATGTGGGCAGGCCTTCATTGTGAGGGCCAGGCTTAAAgtccatcagagaattcacactggagaaagaccttatgaatgtagtgaatgtggaAAGGGTTTCATTCAGAAGAAATACCTGattgtacatcagagaattcatactggagagaaaccttatcagTGTAGAGAATGTGGAAAGGCCTTCTCGGTAAAGGTAGACCTTACTCAACATctgagaattcatactggagagaaaccttatgattgcagtgaatgtgggaaggcctttgCTAGAAGGGCAGTGCTTACtcgacatcagagaatccatactggtgagaaaccttatgaatgtcatgaatgtgggaaggccttctaTATGAAGGGAGAACTTACTCAACATCAGAGATTCCATCCAGGAGGGAAGCTTTTTCATTGTAATTATTGTGGGAAGGCCTTCAACGTGAGGTCAAAACTTGCTCTACATCAGAGAGTtcatactggggagaaaccttatgaatgtaatctgTGTGGGAAGTCCTTTAGTTATAAAATAGCTCTTACTCAGCATGAGAGGTTTCATTCAGGAGAAAAACCTCATGAATGTAGAGAATGTGGGAAGACCTTCAACACAAAGTCACATCTTACTgttcatcagagaattcatactggagagaaaccttatgaatgtggAGAATGTGGGAAGGCATTCAATAAGAAGTCACATCTTACTgtgcatcagagaattcatactggagagaagccttatgaatgtagaGAGTGTGGAAAAGCCTTCACTCTAAGAGCACAATTTACTGTTCATCAGAAagttcatactggagagaaaccttataaatgtaatgagtGTGGGAAGGCTTTTGGTCACAAAAGTTCCCTTATaagacatcagagaattcatactggagagaaaccttatgaatgtcatgaatgtgggaaggccttttATATGAAGGTAGAACTTACTCAACATCAGAGATTTCATCCTGGAGGGAAGCTTTTTAtttgtaatgaatgtgggaaggccttcaaTGTAAAGTCAAAACTTGCTTTACATCAGCGAGTTCATACTGGTGAGAAACCTTATGTATGTAATCAGTGTGGGAATTCCTTTAATCATAAAATATCACTTACTCGGCATCAGAGgtttcatactggagaaaaactttatgaaagtagagaatgtggaaaagccttcaaTGTAAGAACACAATTTACTGTTCAAACGACAATTCATACTGGAAAGATTCCTTTTGAATGTAATGAGTGTGGGAAGACCTTTAGTCAGAAAAGTTCTCTTATgagacatcagagaattcatactggagagaaaccttatgaatgtcatGAATGTGGGAGGGCCTTCAACAGGAAGTCACATCTTACTGTGCATcggagaattcatactggagagaaaccttataaatgtaatctaTGTGAGAAGTCCTTTAGTCATAAAATATCTCTTATTCAGCATGAGAGGTTGCATTTGGGAgtgaaaccttatgaatgtggAGAATGTGGGAAGGCTTTCACTCTGAACAAACACCTTACTGTACACCAGAAAGTACATACTGGAGAGAAATCTTATAAATGTAAGGAATGTGGAGAGGCCTTCAGTAAGAAGAGTTCTTTTACTCAACATCAAAAAATTCATACCGAAAAAACCCCACCTATAATGATAATTTCTCTTTAA
- the LOC141495723 gene encoding uncharacterized protein LOC141495723 isoform X1 translates to MPPPPGAGRAGEGRSHFRFRPVGASDRPRFSAAAGPRPSPSPVGESIEEEGMASVPLTAMESLTFKDVAVEFTSEEWVYLDPSQKELYRDVMLENYKNLVCLGFAVSKPDVIYQLERREGSWMPKGDIPRNNCLENKTLSSHWRIQIGQKQNGYNKCEKTFLEYKELVLHAKPGQKPYECKECGKAFHYSSGLSQHKRIHIGEKPYQCNECGKAFSSKVQLIDHQRIHTGEKPYECNVCGKAFGRRPVLVRHQRIHTGEKPYECNECGKAFYVRAKLNQHLRIHTGEKPYKCNDCGKAFYVRAKLNQHLRIHTGEKPFVCSECGQAFIVRARLKVHQRIHTGERPYECSECGKGFIQKKYLIVHQRIHTGEKPYQCRECGKAFSVKVDLTQHLRIHTGEKPYDCSECGKAFARRAVLTRHQRIHTGEKPYECHECGKAFYMKGELTQHQRFHPGGKLFHCNYCGKAFNVRSKLALHQRVHTGEKPYECNLCGKSFSYKIALTQHERFHSGEKPHECRECGKTFNTKSHLTVHQRIHTGEKPYECGECGKAFNKKSHLTVHQRIHTGEKPYECRECGKAFTLRAQFTVHQKVHTGEKPYKCNECGKAFGHKSSLIRHQRIHTGEKPYECHECGKAFYMKVELTQHQRFHPGGKLFICNECGKAFNVKSKLALHQRVHTGEKPYVCNQCGNSFNHKISLTRHQRFHTGEKLYESRECGKAFNVRTQFTVQTTIHTGKIPFECNECGKTFSQKSSLMRHQRIHTGEKPYECHECGRAFNRKSHLTVHRRIHTGEKPYKCNLCEKSFSHKISLIQHERLHLGVKPYECGECGKAFTLNKHLTVHQKVHTGEKSYKCKECGEAFSKKSSFTQHQKIHTEKTPPIMIISL, encoded by the exons gaATCTTTGACATTCAAAGATGTGGCTGTGGAATTCACTAGTGAGGAGTGGGTATACTTGGATCCTTCTCAGAAAGAATTGTACAGGGATGTGATGCTGGAGAACTATAAGAATTTAGTCTGCCTGG GATTTGCAGTTTCCAAACCAGATGTCATATACCaattggagagaagagaaggatctTGGATGCCAAAGGGGGACATCCCAAGAAACAACTGCTTAG AGAACAAAACACTTAGTTCACATTGGAGAATTCAAATTGGACAAAAACAGAATGGATATAATAAATGTGAGAAGACCTTCCTTGAATACAAAGAACTTGTTCTGCATGCAAAACCAGGacagaaaccttatgaatgtaaggaATGTGGTAAAGCCTTCCATTACAGCTCAGGGCTTAGTCAACATAAGAGAATTCATATAGGAGAGAAACCTTAtcaatgtaatgaatgtgggaaggctttcAGTAGTAAGGTGCAACTAATTGACCATcaaagaattcacactggagagaagccttatgaatgtaatgtatGTGGGAAAGCTTTTGGTAGGAGACCAGTACTTGTtcgacatcagagaattcacactggagagaaaccttatgaatgtaatgaatgtggaaaggccttCTATGTAAGGGCGAAACTTAATCAACACctaagaattcatactggagaaaaaccttataaatgtaatgactGTGGAAAGGCCTTCTATGTACGGGCAAAACTTAATCAGCATctgagaattcatactggagagaaaccttttgtaTGTAGTGAATGTGGGCAGGCCTTCATTGTGAGGGCCAGGCTTAAAgtccatcagagaattcacactggagaaagaccttatgaatgtagtgaatgtggaAAGGGTTTCATTCAGAAGAAATACCTGattgtacatcagagaattcatactggagagaaaccttatcagTGTAGAGAATGTGGAAAGGCCTTCTCGGTAAAGGTAGACCTTACTCAACATctgagaattcatactggagagaaaccttatgattgcagtgaatgtgggaaggcctttgCTAGAAGGGCAGTGCTTACtcgacatcagagaatccatactggtgagaaaccttatgaatgtcatgaatgtgggaaggccttctaTATGAAGGGAGAACTTACTCAACATCAGAGATTCCATCCAGGAGGGAAGCTTTTTCATTGTAATTATTGTGGGAAGGCCTTCAACGTGAGGTCAAAACTTGCTCTACATCAGAGAGTtcatactggggagaaaccttatgaatgtaatctgTGTGGGAAGTCCTTTAGTTATAAAATAGCTCTTACTCAGCATGAGAGGTTTCATTCAGGAGAAAAACCTCATGAATGTAGAGAATGTGGGAAGACCTTCAACACAAAGTCACATCTTACTgttcatcagagaattcatactggagagaaaccttatgaatgtggAGAATGTGGGAAGGCATTCAATAAGAAGTCACATCTTACTgtgcatcagagaattcatactggagagaagccttatgaatgtagaGAGTGTGGAAAAGCCTTCACTCTAAGAGCACAATTTACTGTTCATCAGAAagttcatactggagagaaaccttataaatgtaatgagtGTGGGAAGGCTTTTGGTCACAAAAGTTCCCTTATaagacatcagagaattcatactggagagaaaccttatgaatgtcatgaatgtgggaaggccttttATATGAAGGTAGAACTTACTCAACATCAGAGATTTCATCCTGGAGGGAAGCTTTTTAtttgtaatgaatgtgggaaggccttcaaTGTAAAGTCAAAACTTGCTTTACATCAGCGAGTTCATACTGGTGAGAAACCTTATGTATGTAATCAGTGTGGGAATTCCTTTAATCATAAAATATCACTTACTCGGCATCAGAGgtttcatactggagaaaaactttatgaaagtagagaatgtggaaaagccttcaaTGTAAGAACACAATTTACTGTTCAAACGACAATTCATACTGGAAAGATTCCTTTTGAATGTAATGAGTGTGGGAAGACCTTTAGTCAGAAAAGTTCTCTTATgagacatcagagaattcatactggagagaaaccttatgaatgtcatGAATGTGGGAGGGCCTTCAACAGGAAGTCACATCTTACTGTGCATcggagaattcatactggagagaaaccttataaatgtaatctaTGTGAGAAGTCCTTTAGTCATAAAATATCTCTTATTCAGCATGAGAGGTTGCATTTGGGAgtgaaaccttatgaatgtggAGAATGTGGGAAGGCTTTCACTCTGAACAAACACCTTACTGTACACCAGAAAGTACATACTGGAGAGAAATCTTATAAATGTAAGGAATGTGGAGAGGCCTTCAGTAAGAAGAGTTCTTTTACTCAACATCAAAAAATTCATACCGAAAAAACCCCACCTATAATGATAATTTCTCTTTAA
- the LOC141495723 gene encoding uncharacterized protein LOC141495723 isoform X3 produces MASVPLTAMESLTFKDVAVEFTSEEWVYLDPSQKELYRDVMLENYKNLVCLGFAVSKPDVIYQLERREGSWMPKGDIPRNNCLENKTLSSHWRIQIGQKQNGYNKCEKTFLEYKELVLHAKPGQKPYECKECGKAFHYSSGLSQHKRIHIGEKPYQCNECGKAFSSKVQLIDHQRIHTGEKPYECNVCGKAFGRRPVLVRHQRIHTGEKPYECNECGKAFYVRAKLNQHLRIHTGEKPYKCNDCGKAFYVRAKLNQHLRIHTGEKPFVCSECGQAFIVRARLKVHQRIHTGERPYECSECGKGFIQKKYLIVHQRIHTGEKPYQCRECGKAFSVKVDLTQHLRIHTGEKPYDCSECGKAFARRAVLTRHQRIHTGEKPYECHECGKAFYMKGELTQHQRFHPGGKLFHCNYCGKAFNVRSKLALHQRVHTGEKPYECNLCGKSFSYKIALTQHERFHSGEKPHECRECGKTFNTKSHLTVHQRIHTGEKPYECGECGKAFNKKSHLTVHQRIHTGEKPYECRECGKAFTLRAQFTVHQKVHTGEKPYKCNECGKAFGHKSSLIRHQRIHTGEKPYECHECGKAFYMKVELTQHQRFHPGGKLFICNECGKAFNVKSKLALHQRVHTGEKPYVCNQCGNSFNHKISLTRHQRFHTGEKLYESRECGKAFNVRTQFTVQTTIHTGKIPFECNECGKTFSQKSSLMRHQRIHTGEKPYECHECGRAFNRKSHLTVHRRIHTGEKPYKCNLCEKSFSHKISLIQHERLHLGVKPYECGECGKAFTLNKHLTVHQKVHTGEKSYKCKECGEAFSKKSSFTQHQKIHTEKTPPIMIISL; encoded by the exons gaATCTTTGACATTCAAAGATGTGGCTGTGGAATTCACTAGTGAGGAGTGGGTATACTTGGATCCTTCTCAGAAAGAATTGTACAGGGATGTGATGCTGGAGAACTATAAGAATTTAGTCTGCCTGG GATTTGCAGTTTCCAAACCAGATGTCATATACCaattggagagaagagaaggatctTGGATGCCAAAGGGGGACATCCCAAGAAACAACTGCTTAG AGAACAAAACACTTAGTTCACATTGGAGAATTCAAATTGGACAAAAACAGAATGGATATAATAAATGTGAGAAGACCTTCCTTGAATACAAAGAACTTGTTCTGCATGCAAAACCAGGacagaaaccttatgaatgtaaggaATGTGGTAAAGCCTTCCATTACAGCTCAGGGCTTAGTCAACATAAGAGAATTCATATAGGAGAGAAACCTTAtcaatgtaatgaatgtgggaaggctttcAGTAGTAAGGTGCAACTAATTGACCATcaaagaattcacactggagagaagccttatgaatgtaatgtatGTGGGAAAGCTTTTGGTAGGAGACCAGTACTTGTtcgacatcagagaattcacactggagagaaaccttatgaatgtaatgaatgtggaaaggccttCTATGTAAGGGCGAAACTTAATCAACACctaagaattcatactggagaaaaaccttataaatgtaatgactGTGGAAAGGCCTTCTATGTACGGGCAAAACTTAATCAGCATctgagaattcatactggagagaaaccttttgtaTGTAGTGAATGTGGGCAGGCCTTCATTGTGAGGGCCAGGCTTAAAgtccatcagagaattcacactggagaaagaccttatgaatgtagtgaatgtggaAAGGGTTTCATTCAGAAGAAATACCTGattgtacatcagagaattcatactggagagaaaccttatcagTGTAGAGAATGTGGAAAGGCCTTCTCGGTAAAGGTAGACCTTACTCAACATctgagaattcatactggagagaaaccttatgattgcagtgaatgtgggaaggcctttgCTAGAAGGGCAGTGCTTACtcgacatcagagaatccatactggtgagaaaccttatgaatgtcatgaatgtgggaaggccttctaTATGAAGGGAGAACTTACTCAACATCAGAGATTCCATCCAGGAGGGAAGCTTTTTCATTGTAATTATTGTGGGAAGGCCTTCAACGTGAGGTCAAAACTTGCTCTACATCAGAGAGTtcatactggggagaaaccttatgaatgtaatctgTGTGGGAAGTCCTTTAGTTATAAAATAGCTCTTACTCAGCATGAGAGGTTTCATTCAGGAGAAAAACCTCATGAATGTAGAGAATGTGGGAAGACCTTCAACACAAAGTCACATCTTACTgttcatcagagaattcatactggagagaaaccttatgaatgtggAGAATGTGGGAAGGCATTCAATAAGAAGTCACATCTTACTgtgcatcagagaattcatactggagagaagccttatgaatgtagaGAGTGTGGAAAAGCCTTCACTCTAAGAGCACAATTTACTGTTCATCAGAAagttcatactggagagaaaccttataaatgtaatgagtGTGGGAAGGCTTTTGGTCACAAAAGTTCCCTTATaagacatcagagaattcatactggagagaaaccttatgaatgtcatgaatgtgggaaggccttttATATGAAGGTAGAACTTACTCAACATCAGAGATTTCATCCTGGAGGGAAGCTTTTTAtttgtaatgaatgtgggaaggccttcaaTGTAAAGTCAAAACTTGCTTTACATCAGCGAGTTCATACTGGTGAGAAACCTTATGTATGTAATCAGTGTGGGAATTCCTTTAATCATAAAATATCACTTACTCGGCATCAGAGgtttcatactggagaaaaactttatgaaagtagagaatgtggaaaagccttcaaTGTAAGAACACAATTTACTGTTCAAACGACAATTCATACTGGAAAGATTCCTTTTGAATGTAATGAGTGTGGGAAGACCTTTAGTCAGAAAAGTTCTCTTATgagacatcagagaattcatactggagagaaaccttatgaatgtcatGAATGTGGGAGGGCCTTCAACAGGAAGTCACATCTTACTGTGCATcggagaattcatactggagagaaaccttataaatgtaatctaTGTGAGAAGTCCTTTAGTCATAAAATATCTCTTATTCAGCATGAGAGGTTGCATTTGGGAgtgaaaccttatgaatgtggAGAATGTGGGAAGGCTTTCACTCTGAACAAACACCTTACTGTACACCAGAAAGTACATACTGGAGAGAAATCTTATAAATGTAAGGAATGTGGAGAGGCCTTCAGTAAGAAGAGTTCTTTTACTCAACATCAAAAAATTCATACCGAAAAAACCCCACCTATAATGATAATTTCTCTTTAA